The following proteins come from a genomic window of Methanocella conradii HZ254:
- the pheS gene encoding phenylalanine--tRNA ligase subunit alpha translates to MELSTNEKLVLKAIGDVEMTAREVSGATGLKVEAVTHAAYLLAEKGLATVRDEVKFEYVLTEEGRRYAEQGLPERVIHDALPERGESLSRLKERFPPSTISIAMGWLRQKGWARFERRDGDTVLVPLPAGRSPDEEALSIISEGRTQEGLQEKAMKDLLKRNIVVVKEEKEKVIVITPAGAELKEKGIVVEEEVGQLTPEMLASGSWQGKPFRRYDVSAPVIMEYGGKKHILRMAMDKVKRTLIEMGFKEMEGPMVDAEFYVNDLLFMPQDHPARTQWDQFNLKRPQYIRQLPRELVSRVKEVHEHGGDTGSLGWNYRWDEKIAKRLVLRGHTTSLTARYLAIFKKPPQKFFSVAPVFRNDTIDMTHLLEFYQIEGWVMDDRLSMRDLMGTFKEFYSRFGISELRFKPTYNPYTEPSLEIYGKHPRSGRMIEVGNSGMFRKEMLAPYGIECDVIAWGLALERLLMILYGYEDIRDLHGPLCDINFLRSVPVIWQQ, encoded by the coding sequence ATGGAACTATCTACGAATGAAAAGCTGGTTTTAAAGGCCATTGGCGACGTTGAGATGACGGCCCGCGAGGTGTCAGGGGCCACTGGCCTGAAGGTCGAGGCAGTTACGCATGCCGCCTATCTACTCGCGGAGAAGGGGCTTGCGACGGTCAGGGATGAGGTAAAGTTTGAGTACGTGCTTACTGAGGAGGGCCGCAGGTATGCGGAGCAGGGGCTGCCCGAGCGCGTCATTCATGACGCGCTGCCGGAGCGTGGCGAGTCGCTCAGCAGGCTAAAGGAGAGGTTCCCACCGTCGACCATTAGCATTGCCATGGGGTGGCTAAGGCAAAAGGGCTGGGCCAGGTTCGAGAGGAGGGACGGCGACACTGTCCTTGTGCCGCTGCCCGCCGGGAGGTCGCCGGACGAGGAGGCCCTTTCCATCATAAGCGAGGGCAGGACTCAAGAGGGCCTGCAAGAGAAGGCCATGAAAGACCTCTTGAAGCGTAATATTGTTGTAGTGAAGGAAGAGAAGGAGAAGGTCATTGTAATAACGCCTGCGGGCGCCGAGCTAAAGGAAAAGGGCATTGTCGTGGAGGAGGAGGTCGGACAGCTTACCCCGGAGATGCTCGCCTCGGGGTCCTGGCAGGGCAAGCCATTCCGAAGGTACGACGTTAGCGCCCCTGTCATAATGGAGTATGGCGGCAAAAAGCACATACTGCGCATGGCCATGGACAAGGTCAAGCGCACCCTCATTGAGATGGGCTTCAAGGAGATGGAGGGCCCCATGGTTGACGCCGAGTTCTACGTCAACGATTTGCTATTTATGCCGCAGGACCACCCGGCGAGGACGCAGTGGGACCAGTTTAACCTGAAGAGGCCGCAGTACATCAGGCAGCTTCCACGGGAGCTGGTGAGCAGAGTCAAGGAGGTTCACGAGCACGGGGGCGATACCGGCTCGCTTGGATGGAATTACAGGTGGGATGAGAAGATTGCGAAAAGGCTCGTGCTCAGGGGCCATACGACCTCGCTCACGGCCAGGTACCTCGCCATTTTTAAGAAGCCGCCTCAAAAGTTCTTCTCGGTGGCGCCCGTCTTCAGGAACGATACCATTGATATGACCCATCTACTCGAGTTTTACCAGATAGAGGGCTGGGTGATGGATGACCGGCTCAGCATGCGTGACCTGATGGGCACCTTCAAGGAGTTCTACTCGCGCTTCGGCATCAGCGAATTACGCTTCAAGCCCACGTATAACCCTTACACGGAGCCGAGCCTGGAGATATATGGTAAGCACCCGAGGAGTGGCCGCATGATTGAGGTGGGCAACTCGGGCATGTTTAGAAAGGAGATGCTTGCCCCGTATGGCATAGAGTGTGACGTCATTGCGTGGGGCCTGGCGCTTGAGCGATTATTGATGATTCTATATGGATACGAGGATATTCGGGACCTGCATGGGCCCTTATGTGACATCAACTTTTTGAGGAGCGTGCCGGTCATATGGCAACAGTGA
- the endA gene encoding tRNA-intron lyase encodes MKGELKGDRVAMGKDAIEELYNSLYYGRIKDDRLELALVEAAYLLDRDKIAVEHDGKKLSFRDLFIAASQLQEYFELKYIVYRDLRERGYYVQPGVTDFRVYPRGGKPGVSASQYFVHVVTERKPLPLRQIMSSLRAALNVRREMVLAIVDEESDITYYGVKLQRMKGSMPPMEVEVKPGAATLMADRVIVWDECLSRQLHEQGFYGNMLDEKRLQISLVEAAYLMSKHGMEILDSKTNERLTRESFIAEACKIDPAFEGKLKVYEDLREKGLVAKTGFKFGSHFRAYERIESVKKIPHSLYLVDFIDRGHEFILPDLSRSVRLANSVRKEMVFAYEEKGIQYFSVGRIKL; translated from the coding sequence ATGAAAGGCGAGTTGAAGGGCGACAGGGTCGCCATGGGCAAAGATGCCATCGAGGAACTATACAATAGCCTCTACTATGGGCGCATAAAAGACGACAGGCTAGAGCTTGCGCTTGTAGAGGCGGCCTACCTGCTGGACCGGGATAAAATAGCCGTGGAGCATGATGGGAAAAAGCTATCGTTCCGGGACCTTTTTATTGCCGCTTCGCAGCTCCAGGAATATTTTGAGTTGAAGTATATAGTCTATAGAGACCTGAGGGAGCGGGGATATTACGTTCAGCCCGGCGTTACAGATTTTCGCGTTTACCCGAGGGGCGGAAAGCCGGGGGTTTCGGCATCCCAGTATTTTGTCCACGTGGTAACAGAGCGTAAGCCGCTCCCTCTCCGGCAGATCATGTCGAGCCTGCGCGCTGCGCTGAACGTCCGAAGGGAGATGGTGCTGGCAATCGTCGACGAGGAGAGCGACATAACCTACTATGGCGTAAAGCTACAGCGCATGAAGGGCAGCATGCCTCCCATGGAAGTCGAGGTAAAGCCCGGCGCCGCCACACTCATGGCCGACAGGGTAATAGTCTGGGACGAGTGCCTCTCACGACAGCTCCACGAGCAGGGCTTCTATGGCAACATGCTCGACGAAAAAAGGCTCCAGATATCCCTGGTTGAGGCTGCATACCTGATGTCAAAGCATGGCATGGAGATACTGGATAGCAAGACGAACGAGCGCCTAACGCGGGAGAGCTTCATAGCCGAGGCGTGCAAGATCGATCCGGCTTTCGAAGGTAAGCTTAAGGTGTATGAAGACCTAAGGGAAAAAGGCCTGGTCGCCAAGACCGGCTTCAAGTTTGGCAGCCACTTCAGGGCATATGAAAGGATAGAGTCGGTTAAAAAAATACCGCACTCCCTCTACCTCGTGGACTTTATCGACAGGGGCCACGAGTTCATCCTGCCGGATTTATCAAGGTCTGTGCGGCTGGCGAACAGCGTCCGAAAGGAAATGGTCTTCGCCTACGAGGAAAAGGGCATACAGTATTTCAGCGTTGGGCGCATCAAGCTATAG
- the pheT gene encoding phenylalanine--tRNA ligase subunit beta, whose translation MATVTVNYPDLIRLIGREVSLDKLRDDLFELGLETEEVQGDEVTFEVTSDRADLLCEEGIALMLRAYYGVREGMTIPPVGQSGYRIIVERELENVRPYVTGAIVRGVNFTDESIKSIMHLQEKLHGTFGRRRKKGAIGIHDLSKIKGKDIYYRAVPRDAVRFVPLQGEEEMTPAEVLERHDKGREYAYVLEGKSLVPVIYDAEGLFSFPPIINSKRTEVTIDTHELLIELTGEDQATIDYMLNIALYSLYMRGAKVYGLKVEYPGHTLARPNLGVRSIRVGLHEVNSVLGLDLTAVDVRSLLLRMGYGIAETGSDYLIAEIPPYRTDILHVRDVVDDVGRAYGFNNMAPVYPDTPSIGQLTEKGRLSDAVREVMIGLGCQDTLNFILIGKEEAYGKMGLQDDGMAVELSNPYTDQYNIMRNWIAPSLMIVLSNNLHREYPQNIFEVGTVAFIDDSEETGVREEEHVACALCYSKAGFNEVKAKLQALCFNFGLGDALKTVPAEHPTFISGRCADIYIGEKKAGIIGEVRPQVLKNWGIEMPIALFEMDVSALK comes from the coding sequence ATGGCAACAGTGACAGTCAACTATCCGGATTTAATCAGGCTCATAGGCAGGGAGGTTAGCCTGGACAAGCTGCGAGATGACCTTTTTGAGCTGGGCTTAGAGACCGAGGAGGTGCAGGGAGACGAGGTGACCTTCGAGGTGACCAGCGACAGGGCCGACCTGCTATGTGAGGAAGGCATCGCCCTGATGCTGCGGGCCTACTATGGCGTCAGGGAGGGCATGACCATCCCGCCCGTAGGGCAATCAGGCTATCGCATCATCGTTGAGAGGGAGCTTGAGAACGTCCGTCCATACGTCACGGGCGCAATCGTCAGGGGCGTGAATTTTACAGACGAGTCGATCAAGTCCATAATGCACCTTCAGGAAAAGCTTCATGGCACGTTCGGCAGGCGCAGGAAGAAGGGCGCAATCGGCATCCACGACCTCTCAAAAATTAAGGGCAAGGATATCTATTATAGGGCCGTGCCTCGAGACGCTGTGAGGTTCGTGCCTCTTCAGGGAGAGGAGGAGATGACGCCCGCAGAGGTGCTTGAGCGCCACGATAAGGGCAGGGAGTATGCGTACGTACTTGAGGGCAAAAGCCTCGTACCGGTGATATACGATGCTGAGGGCCTGTTCTCTTTTCCCCCGATTATAAACTCTAAGAGGACGGAAGTAACAATAGACACGCATGAGCTTCTCATAGAGCTTACGGGCGAGGACCAGGCCACCATCGACTACATGCTTAACATCGCCCTTTATTCATTGTACATGAGAGGGGCGAAGGTTTATGGGCTAAAGGTCGAATACCCAGGCCATACGCTAGCGAGGCCTAACCTTGGCGTGCGGAGCATTCGAGTGGGGCTGCACGAGGTGAACTCCGTCCTCGGCCTGGACCTGACAGCCGTGGACGTGAGGAGCCTTTTATTACGCATGGGCTATGGCATCGCCGAGACTGGCAGCGATTATCTCATTGCCGAAATACCCCCCTACAGGACGGACATTCTCCACGTTCGCGACGTCGTGGATGACGTCGGCCGGGCCTACGGGTTCAATAACATGGCCCCCGTGTACCCTGATACGCCGTCTATCGGGCAGCTTACCGAGAAAGGCAGGCTAAGCGATGCGGTGCGCGAGGTCATGATAGGCCTGGGCTGCCAGGACACGCTTAACTTCATCCTCATCGGCAAAGAGGAAGCCTATGGGAAGATGGGGCTTCAGGATGATGGGATGGCCGTCGAGCTATCCAATCCTTACACCGACCAGTATAATATAATGCGGAACTGGATAGCCCCCTCGCTCATGATCGTGCTCTCCAACAACCTCCACAGGGAGTATCCCCAGAACATCTTTGAGGTCGGGACGGTGGCGTTTATAGATGACTCGGAAGAGACGGGCGTAAGGGAGGAGGAGCATGTGGCATGTGCGCTCTGCTACTCGAAGGCAGGGTTTAACGAGGTTAAGGCTAAGCTGCAGGCGTTGTGCTTTAACTTCGGCCTCGGCGATGCGCTGAAGACAGTTCCAGCAGAGCACCCCACCTTCATATCGGGCAGATGCGCCGATATTTACATAGGCGAAAAAAAGGCCGGGATAATAGGCGAAGTACGCCCACAGGTTTTAAAGAACTGGGGCATCGAGATGCCCATAGCGCTATTCGAGATGGACGTGTCCGCGTTAAAATAA
- a CDS encoding NOP5/NOP56 family protein yields MSDEGFGGSSPPDDYRRRLHDAAMKAAKEAVASGLAGRDAHLMQAVKALDDLNEAFNVLSERLAEWYMVLCPGHQMRPVELIDFILKEGLPEEDSVIKGLASTAKALNDERKALEGYIKAAMEEIAPNLSNVAGPILGARLIARAGGLEKLAKMPASSIQVMGAGEALFKHLKAGTPPPKHGLIYKHPLVKGASKKARGKISRMLASKAAIAARVDFYSGETVDLGDLKEKAAAIKAKGRKKHECR; encoded by the coding sequence ATGAGTGATGAAGGGTTTGGTGGCTCAAGCCCGCCCGATGACTACAGGCGGAGGCTGCACGATGCTGCCATGAAGGCCGCGAAGGAGGCGGTAGCGAGCGGCCTGGCAGGCAGAGACGCCCACCTTATGCAGGCTGTCAAAGCCCTGGATGACCTTAATGAGGCCTTTAACGTGCTTTCAGAAAGGCTGGCAGAATGGTACATGGTTCTATGCCCCGGGCATCAAATGCGGCCTGTCGAGCTAATAGACTTTATCTTAAAAGAAGGCTTGCCAGAAGAGGATTCCGTTATAAAGGGGCTCGCTTCCACGGCGAAGGCGTTAAATGATGAGCGCAAGGCGCTGGAAGGCTATATAAAGGCGGCGATGGAAGAGATTGCGCCCAACCTCTCGAATGTGGCTGGCCCCATCCTTGGGGCACGGCTTATAGCAAGGGCAGGAGGCCTCGAAAAGCTGGCGAAGATGCCGGCGAGCAGCATACAGGTGATGGGGGCGGGAGAGGCCCTCTTCAAGCACCTTAAGGCTGGCACGCCACCGCCCAAGCATGGGCTAATATACAAGCATCCTCTGGTTAAAGGCGCCTCAAAGAAAGCCCGCGGCAAGATATCGAGAATGCTCGCGAGCAAGGCCGCCATCGCAGCCAGGGTCGACTTTTATTCGGGCGAGACAGTTGACCTGGGGGACCTTAAGGAGAAGGCCGCGGCCATAAAAGCTAAAGGGAGAAAAAAGCATGAGTGCCGCTAA
- a CDS encoding Eco57I restriction-modification methylase domain-containing protein has protein sequence MFNTCYERLLKLAREDAYRMDSIVALYALEVMGAAPPGSASQRITEMGLAPSTASLIIGSLGEAFNRIGVLDAACGFLDYSASSACGDTRDKGVFYTPKPIARLICEASIGSYALRQVRLRTGRQFATLGEALESLGREDLASLHDVLMDIRFLDSSCGSGIFLQEALEALYSLRSRILVRLGESMPIDAKRGLVENCLYGMDVDRHSADVASLRLWLLSEGQANMEKVKAHIICKNALFEDFPGHASFEVIAGNPPYRRVKSMFEEAHEESVRMKKSLAASIKKCGQYHYQEGNLNLYKLFIERNLAFLKNGGSMGLIIPSSFLNEATSEKLRRHLFDSCRIEEIVEFPERSRIFRGVNQGTAIVVLNKSRQDGGYFKLRAGRGIGDAGAGDEIMIGYEELRRLTDDRMEVPLLAEPSLEWPMLERLKGIPPFKGDGEAPPIGEISVGNLDETFDKDFMSEEPTGDILVKGIHLSEYHVDLSPDGRQPRWVKKESFLRKRPSALSTISNWRIIGRNTQNKACKRRLKFALLPPGYICTNSIKQIIVMDKQIQPLYLLGLLNSSTLNWHFELFCSQNNIRNYRIEALPIIRAPQYVQNVFSRVASLIMSASQDREFLDEVLMDSLVFELYFKNEARLFDAIKPFISLEDEVFIRKVKGDRLVRECIDGLMADERFNLIRKTSLKC, from the coding sequence ATGTTTAATACGTGTTATGAACGCTTGCTGAAGCTGGCCAGGGAAGATGCCTATCGTATGGATAGTATTGTGGCCCTATATGCGCTTGAGGTCATGGGCGCGGCGCCCCCTGGCAGCGCCAGCCAGCGCATCACAGAGATGGGCTTAGCACCCTCAACCGCTAGCCTAATTATAGGGTCGCTTGGAGAGGCTTTCAATAGGATAGGCGTTCTTGACGCTGCCTGCGGTTTTCTGGATTATTCTGCCTCCAGCGCTTGCGGGGATACGAGAGATAAGGGCGTCTTTTATACGCCTAAGCCCATTGCACGGCTAATCTGCGAGGCCTCGATAGGCTCATATGCGCTACGCCAGGTTCGGCTAAGGACAGGCAGGCAGTTTGCCACGCTTGGCGAGGCGCTTGAATCTTTGGGCCGGGAAGACCTGGCCTCTTTACATGACGTATTAATGGATATACGCTTCCTGGATAGCTCTTGTGGCAGCGGCATTTTTCTACAAGAAGCTCTCGAGGCGCTATATAGCCTGAGAAGTCGGATACTTGTACGGCTTGGCGAGAGCATGCCCATTGATGCTAAGCGGGGCCTCGTAGAGAATTGCCTTTATGGCATGGATGTGGACAGGCACTCGGCAGATGTCGCCTCGCTTCGATTGTGGCTCCTTTCAGAGGGCCAGGCAAATATGGAAAAGGTAAAAGCCCACATAATCTGTAAAAACGCCCTGTTTGAAGATTTTCCAGGGCATGCGTCCTTTGAGGTTATCGCCGGCAACCCGCCATACAGGCGCGTCAAGAGCATGTTCGAAGAGGCGCATGAGGAAAGCGTGAGGATGAAGAAGAGCCTTGCGGCATCGATAAAAAAATGTGGCCAATACCATTACCAGGAGGGCAATTTAAACCTGTATAAGCTATTCATAGAGCGAAACCTTGCCTTTTTAAAGAATGGCGGCAGCATGGGCCTCATCATCCCCTCCTCCTTCTTAAACGAAGCCACCTCTGAAAAGCTTAGAAGGCATTTATTCGACTCGTGCCGCATTGAGGAGATAGTGGAGTTCCCTGAGCGCTCCAGAATTTTTAGGGGAGTCAATCAAGGGACTGCCATTGTTGTGCTTAATAAGTCAAGGCAGGATGGGGGGTATTTTAAGCTAAGGGCAGGGAGAGGCATTGGCGATGCCGGGGCTGGCGATGAGATAATGATAGGCTATGAGGAGTTAAGGCGGCTCACGGATGACAGGATGGAGGTGCCGCTCCTAGCCGAGCCTTCTCTGGAGTGGCCCATGCTTGAGCGCCTGAAGGGCATACCGCCTTTCAAGGGCGACGGCGAGGCGCCGCCCATCGGGGAGATATCCGTGGGAAACCTTGATGAGACATTCGATAAGGATTTCATGTCAGAGGAGCCCACTGGTGACATTTTGGTGAAGGGCATACACCTAAGCGAGTATCATGTTGACCTTTCGCCCGATGGCAGGCAGCCACGCTGGGTTAAGAAAGAAAGCTTCTTACGTAAAAGGCCGTCGGCTCTCTCTACCATCTCAAATTGGCGCATCATCGGGCGCAACACCCAGAACAAGGCCTGTAAGAGGAGGCTAAAATTCGCATTGTTGCCCCCCGGCTACATCTGTACCAACTCCATTAAGCAAATAATAGTCATGGATAAGCAAATTCAGCCCCTTTACCTTCTTGGCCTTTTGAACTCGTCTACGCTCAACTGGCACTTTGAGCTTTTCTGCTCTCAGAATAATATCCGTAATTATCGTATTGAGGCCCTTCCTATAATAAGGGCGCCTCAGTACGTCCAAAACGTGTTTTCACGAGTCGCCAGCCTTATCATGAGCGCATCTCAAGATCGTGAATTTCTGGACGAGGTGTTGATGGATTCGCTCGTCTTTGAGCTTTATTTTAAGAATGAAGCCAGGCTTTTTGACGCTATTAAACCATTTATTAGCCTGGAAGACGAAGTCTTCATCCGGAAAGTAAAGGGCGACCGGCTTGTGCGGGAATGCATAGATGGCCTTATGGCTGATGAGCGGTTCAATCTCATTCGCAAAACGTCATTAAAATGCTGA
- a CDS encoding tryptophan--tRNA ligase yields MNEEFKVTPWDVTGKVDYAKLIEEFGTEPIDEGILTRWKRITGSIPMALQRKIFFSHRDLNWILDRYEQGEKFVLYTGRGPSGHTHIGHLMPWMFTKYLQDTFDAPLYFQMTDDEKFLYKDSLSLKEAMAFSYENALDVIALGFDPKKTYIFSDLEYNKTLYRIAVQVAKRITFSTAKAVFGFDSSTNIGLIFFTSMQSAPAFLPSVQAGKNVPVLIPHAIDQDPHFRVTRDVAPKLGYYKPAAIHCTFLPSLAGSDKMSASRPETTIYTTDDVKVARKKILGAFTGGRVSVEEQKKLGGVPGVCAVFQYYYYLFEEDGAKLKERERKCMSGEIMCGECKLDLADRVASFLERHQEKREKAGDRIKDFVVSDYSAAYDRLKRPQDRKEVAKLKRTMKEYYSVKEGDSIRINRTRDLE; encoded by the coding sequence ATGAACGAGGAATTCAAGGTCACACCATGGGATGTCACCGGAAAGGTGGACTACGCAAAGCTGATAGAGGAGTTTGGCACCGAGCCGATTGATGAGGGCATTCTCACGCGCTGGAAGCGCATAACGGGCAGCATACCGATGGCATTGCAGCGGAAGATATTCTTCTCCCACCGTGACCTTAACTGGATTTTGGATAGATATGAGCAGGGCGAGAAGTTCGTATTGTATACAGGAAGGGGACCGTCTGGCCACACCCATATAGGCCACCTTATGCCATGGATGTTCACGAAATACCTGCAGGATACGTTTGACGCTCCGCTCTATTTCCAGATGACGGATGACGAGAAATTCCTGTATAAGGATTCCCTGTCGCTAAAGGAAGCGATGGCCTTCTCCTACGAGAACGCCCTGGACGTAATAGCGCTGGGCTTCGACCCAAAGAAGACCTACATATTCTCGGACCTTGAGTATAATAAGACTCTGTATAGGATAGCCGTACAGGTGGCGAAGCGCATAACGTTCTCGACGGCGAAGGCAGTGTTCGGCTTCGACAGCTCGACGAACATTGGCTTGATCTTTTTCACGTCGATGCAGTCAGCCCCGGCGTTTTTACCATCAGTGCAGGCGGGCAAGAACGTCCCAGTGCTGATACCTCATGCCATCGACCAGGACCCGCACTTCCGCGTGACCAGGGACGTGGCCCCAAAGCTGGGATACTATAAGCCAGCTGCCATTCATTGTACTTTCCTGCCCAGCCTCGCAGGCTCGGATAAGATGTCCGCCTCCCGCCCGGAGACGACCATATATACGACAGATGACGTTAAGGTTGCAAGGAAAAAGATTCTAGGGGCTTTCACGGGCGGCCGCGTCTCGGTTGAAGAGCAGAAAAAGCTCGGCGGAGTGCCAGGCGTCTGCGCCGTATTCCAGTATTACTACTATCTTTTCGAGGAGGATGGGGCGAAGCTGAAGGAGCGGGAGCGGAAGTGCATGAGTGGCGAAATAATGTGTGGCGAATGCAAGCTAGACCTGGCAGACCGGGTTGCCAGCTTCCTTGAGAGGCACCAGGAAAAGAGGGAGAAGGCCGGGGACAGGATTAAGGATTTCGTGGTTAGCGACTATAGCGCAGCCTATGACAGGCTGAAGAGGCCGCAGGACAGGAAAGAGGTCGCAAAACTTAAAAGGACGATGAAAGAATACTACAGCGTCAAGGAAGGCGACAGCATTCGAATCAACAGGACGAGGGACCTGGAATAG
- the dph2 gene encoding diphthamide biosynthesis enzyme Dph2 produces MMFDVPKILDIIKTRNAKTVGFQFPEGLKRQGPALAKEVEEKSGALVIVSGDPCYGACDIDEGLLGIVDVLFHFGHSRMMDDERIVFMEYYHDVDVERAVINALPLLGRKVGVTTTVQHIHKLDEIARTLKNADREPIIANGDSRVVYPGQVLGCNFSAVPEGVDSILFVGTGNFHPVGMRLARKLPVVAADPFTGEARLVDVEKMMRQRYAVMAKAMDAKKWGIIVGMKPGQRRMELAKRIKGLAGDAVLISIREITPDRLQSFKVDAFVSTACPRIAIDDAGMFPAPVLTPIEFEMLKGKRKWEDMAFDEIKGD; encoded by the coding sequence ATGATGTTCGACGTTCCAAAGATCCTCGATATTATCAAGACCCGTAACGCAAAGACTGTAGGCTTCCAGTTCCCGGAGGGGCTTAAGCGGCAAGGCCCGGCTCTCGCGAAAGAGGTAGAGGAGAAGTCTGGCGCCCTTGTTATAGTCTCGGGCGACCCCTGCTATGGGGCTTGTGATATAGATGAAGGACTGCTGGGCATTGTAGACGTGCTCTTCCACTTTGGGCACTCTCGAATGATGGATGATGAGCGGATAGTCTTCATGGAGTATTACCATGACGTCGACGTAGAGCGGGCCGTCATCAACGCCTTGCCGCTGCTGGGCCGTAAAGTGGGCGTAACCACCACCGTCCAGCATATCCATAAGCTCGACGAGATAGCCAGGACGTTAAAAAATGCTGACAGGGAGCCGATCATAGCGAATGGCGATTCCAGGGTCGTGTACCCGGGCCAGGTGCTGGGATGCAACTTCAGCGCCGTGCCGGAAGGCGTGGATTCGATATTATTCGTAGGTACGGGTAATTTTCATCCGGTGGGCATGAGGCTTGCCCGCAAGTTGCCCGTCGTCGCCGCCGACCCTTTCACGGGCGAGGCCAGGCTGGTAGACGTTGAAAAAATGATGAGACAGCGCTATGCTGTAATGGCAAAGGCCATGGATGCTAAAAAGTGGGGCATCATCGTTGGCATGAAGCCGGGGCAGCGGCGCATGGAGCTGGCAAAGCGCATCAAGGGCCTGGCTGGCGACGCCGTACTAATATCCATAAGGGAGATCACCCCTGACCGGCTCCAGAGCTTCAAGGTGGATGCCTTCGTCTCGACGGCCTGCCCCCGCATCGCCATTGACGATGCTGGCATGTTCCCGGCACCAGTGCTCACCCCAATCGAGTTCGAAATGCTCAAAGGCAAAAGAAAGTGGGAAGACATGGCCTTCGACGAAATAAAAGGAGACTAA
- a CDS encoding beta-ribofuranosylaminobenzene 5'-phosphate synthase, translating into MLRIRTPSRIHITLIDLNGESGRVDGGIGITLDEPCIEITAEKSDKVIVKGDPELRERMRNACEAVCPGKGVEIAIKKSYWNHIGLGSGTQAALAAGTAASRLYGLDMSPRDIAIKAGRGGTSGIGIGAFEKGGFLLDGGHKMSVKKAFLPSSFSKGVQPAPLLLSYDFPAWDIVLAIPPYKGAYDLYEKDIFSRECPIPLHEVREVCHIILMQILPAIVEKDLEAFGKAINAIQDTGFKRREIGLQPVARELIREMREAGAAGAGMSSFGPTVYAITDRPDNIASAIRSNHPECTVIKTRARNSGAEVTYE; encoded by the coding sequence TTGTTAAGGATAAGGACGCCTTCCCGTATCCACATCACGCTCATCGACCTCAACGGGGAGAGCGGCAGGGTAGACGGGGGCATAGGGATTACGCTTGACGAGCCGTGCATAGAGATCACGGCAGAAAAAAGCGATAAAGTCATCGTGAAGGGCGACCCAGAATTAAGGGAGCGCATGAGGAATGCGTGCGAGGCGGTGTGCCCGGGTAAAGGCGTTGAAATAGCGATTAAAAAGTCGTATTGGAACCACATTGGCCTCGGCTCTGGCACCCAGGCAGCGCTGGCCGCCGGAACCGCCGCCTCCAGGCTCTATGGGCTGGACATGTCGCCGCGCGACATTGCAATAAAAGCTGGCAGGGGAGGCACATCGGGGATAGGCATAGGCGCGTTTGAAAAAGGTGGCTTCCTGCTCGATGGCGGACACAAGATGAGCGTAAAAAAAGCATTTCTTCCTAGCTCTTTCTCAAAGGGCGTTCAGCCAGCGCCGCTATTATTAAGCTATGACTTCCCGGCCTGGGACATCGTACTCGCCATACCCCCATATAAAGGCGCATACGACCTCTATGAAAAGGATATTTTTTCGAGAGAATGCCCGATACCGCTGCACGAAGTCCGGGAGGTCTGCCATATCATACTGATGCAAATACTCCCGGCCATTGTAGAGAAAGACCTTGAGGCGTTTGGAAAGGCTATAAATGCCATCCAGGATACAGGATTTAAGCGGAGAGAGATAGGCCTCCAGCCCGTGGCCCGAGAATTAATCAGAGAGATGAGGGAAGCTGGCGCAGCTGGCGCGGGGATGAGCTCGTTCGGCCCCACGGTATATGCCATAACAGACAGGCCCGATAATATAGCTTCAGCCATCAGGAGCAATCATCCAGAATGCACAGTTATCAAGACGAGGGCCAGGAACTCTGGCGCAGAGGTCACGTATGAGTGA